GCTAATTTTAAGTCTGCTGAAGTGTTCGACCAAACTAATCCCACATTCATCCGTCAGAAGTCGCCGTTTGTAGATCAAGTTCAAGTCTTTTATTCATATAATCCACCCAAGAATCCGTATGACTGGGTTAACGAGTGGATTGAGAAGATGAAAGATGAACCAGATTACTTTATTGATAACTCAACGTACTTGGATGATAAGTTAGGGATTACGACTGATCAACAATTACGATTGATTGAGCAGTATAAGCGTAATGACTATGACTATTATCGCTGGTTGTACTTGGGTGAGGTTATTGGGTTAGGAACTAATATCTATAATGCTAAGCTGTTTCATCCGTTGGAAGTATTCCCAGATGACGATTACATCAAGTCGCTGTACTTCAGCCAAGATAGTGGTCAGCAAGTATCGGCTACTACGGAATTGTGTGTAGCATTGACGGCTAAGAAGCGCGTTATCTTGCTTGATACGTATTATTACAGTCCAGCACATCAATCTGACAAGAAACCGCCTAGCGAGCTTGCAGACGAGCTGTATGCGTTCGAGGAGAGTCGAGAGAAGCGATGGGGCAAGGTTGCGTGGAAGCGTTCAGCGGATGAAGCAACGTCCGATTACGCTATTGATCATGAGTATTACAGAAAACATGGTCGGCATTGGCATCATGTCCATAAAATTGAGAAGACAGCAATGATTGATCACGTTCAGGACCTTTTGGCTACTGGGCGTTTTTATTATCTCAACAATGTTGTCAATCAAATCTTTATCGACGAGCACCGTAAGTATCAATGGGACGGTGCCACGTTGAATAGTGAGAAGCCACGAGTAATTAAAATTGATGACCATACGTGTGATGCATTTCAGTATTTCGTGCTGGATAATCTTCGTGACCTTGAACTGAAATGGTAGGTGATGCAATTGGGACTGATTGAACGAGTTAAAAGCTTATTTAGAAAGGGGGCGAACGCCATGACAGGAGCTAACACTTTAAGTCGTATTACGGATGATAGCCGTATTAGTATCGATCCAGAAGAGTACGTACGGATCCAAACTGATTTAGACTATTACAGCGATAAACTGCGTTATATTCATTACCGGGGCAATGATGGCAACATGAAGCGCCGACCGAAGAATACAATCAACATGACTAAGACTGCTGCGCGGCGTATCGCCTCGGTAGTTTTTAATGAGAAGGCTGATATTCATGTTAAGGATAATCCGACAGCGGATGAGTTTCTTAACCGAGTCTTCTTAGAGAACGACTTTAAAAATAAGTTTGAGGAAGCCTTGGAAAAGGGCATTGCTCTGGGTGGCTTTGCGATGCGTCCTTATGTGGATGGTAGACATATCAAAATTGCTTGGGTGCGAGCTGATCAGTTCTATCCACTACAGTCGAATACTAACAGTATTGCAGAAGCAGCTATTGCTAGTCGGACACAGGTTACAGAAGGTAATAAAACCAAGTATTATACGCTGTTAGAGTTCCATCAATGGCAAGGCGGTCAGACGTATCAGATTACTAATGAGCTATATAGATCAGACAGTCCCGACATTGTTGGCAATAAAGTAGCGCTTAGCTCACTGCCTGTTTACGCAGATTTACAACCGTATATTATGATTGATGGTTTGCAACGCCCGCTGTTTGCGTATTGCAAGACTCCCGGTGCTAACAACGTCAATATTGAAAGTCCGCTTGGTATTGGTATTGTCGATAACGCTAAGAATGTCTTAGATGATATTAACGAAGTTCATGACCAATTTATGTGGGAAATTAGACTTGGTCAGAAACATATTGCCGTTAAGCCAGCTATGTTGAAGTTTGATGAAGAGCATAAGCTGACCTTTGATAGTGATCAGAACACCTATGTGTCCCTTATATCAGACGATGATAGTGGTATAGGTATCAAAGACATGACAACACCGATTCGTAGTGTGCAGTATAAGGATTCTATTGATCACTTTATCAAAGAGTTTGAAGTGCAAATTGGTTTATCATCCGGGACGTTCTCATATTCTGATGATGGTGTTAAGACGGCTACCGAGGTAGTTAGTGATAACAGCATGACTTATCAGACCCGTAGCAGCTATCTGACGATGGTCGAGAAGGCCATTGATGAATTATGCGTGTCAATATTTGAGCTGGCTAGTGCGCCGCAATTATACGATGATGAGCCGTTATTTAAGATTGACTTAGCTGCTAACCCAATTGAAATTGAATGCCATTTTGATGATGGTGTTTTTGTAGATAGAGGAAAGCAGCTTGAAGATGATACAAAGGTTCTAGCAGCGGGATCGCTATCCAAGCAAACGTTTTTAGTGCGTAATTACGGCATGTCCGAGGAACGGGCTAAGAAAGAACTGAAACTGATTCAGGCTGAATCGCCTAGCGATACATTTGAGGGCCGACAAATGGCTGATATTGGCGGTGGTGATGGTGAATGATTACCCAAGAGTCAATGATGAGCGATGCGGATGCGGATGTTGGTATCTATTCGAAGTTAGAGCAAGATATTTACGCAAAAATCATTAATACACTTAAAACAACTAAGTTTGATACGGTTGATAGCACTAATGTATTGAAGTGGCAGGTTGAACAGTTGTCTAAGATGGGC
This region of Lactobacillus sp. CBA3605 genomic DNA includes:
- a CDS encoding PBSX family phage terminase large subunit; this encodes MIVLTTNRTKRPRLIIKLSDIINPHYRKMWNTKCPYVIAKGGRGSFKSSTISLKLVSLVKRQIQQGHKANTVCIRENTVNLRDSVYGQIQWAIDMLHLTKEFNYSVSPMRITHKRTGSAFYFYGGDKPEKLKSNTIGDVVALWYEEAANFKSAEVFDQTNPTFIRQKSPFVDQVQVFYSYNPPKNPYDWVNEWIEKMKDEPDYFIDNSTYLDDKLGITTDQQLRLIEQYKRNDYDYYRWLYLGEVIGLGTNIYNAKLFHPLEVFPDDDYIKSLYFSQDSGQQVSATTELCVALTAKKRVILLDTYYYSPAHQSDKKPPSELADELYAFEESREKRWGKVAWKRSADEATSDYAIDHEYYRKHGRHWHHVHKIEKTAMIDHVQDLLATGRFYYLNNVVNQIFIDEHRKYQWDGATLNSEKPRVIKIDDHTCDAFQYFVLDNLRDLELKW
- a CDS encoding phage portal protein — its product is MTGANTLSRITDDSRISIDPEEYVRIQTDLDYYSDKLRYIHYRGNDGNMKRRPKNTINMTKTAARRIASVVFNEKADIHVKDNPTADEFLNRVFLENDFKNKFEEALEKGIALGGFAMRPYVDGRHIKIAWVRADQFYPLQSNTNSIAEAAIASRTQVTEGNKTKYYTLLEFHQWQGGQTYQITNELYRSDSPDIVGNKVALSSLPVYADLQPYIMIDGLQRPLFAYCKTPGANNVNIESPLGIGIVDNAKNVLDDINEVHDQFMWEIRLGQKHIAVKPAMLKFDEEHKLTFDSDQNTYVSLISDDDSGIGIKDMTTPIRSVQYKDSIDHFIKEFEVQIGLSSGTFSYSDDGVKTATEVVSDNSMTYQTRSSYLTMVEKAIDELCVSIFELASAPQLYDDEPLFKIDLAANPIEIECHFDDGVFVDRGKQLEDDTKVLAAGSLSKQTFLVRNYGMSEERAKKELKLIQAESPSDTFEGRQMADIGGGDGE